Below is a window of Thermodesulfovibrionales bacterium DNA.
GAAGGGCCCTCTCATCACGCCAAAGAGTCTGCCCGAGACGATCAAGATGTTCCAGATCGAGACTATCGAACCCGACAGGATCAAGACCATTGACGAACTCAACAAAGAATATGCGGAGAAGGTCCTCGATCTCGTGGGGGGCAACAAGTCCAAGGCGGCAGAGGTTCTGGGGATATCAAGGACGAGCCTCTGGAGGATCCTCAAGGAAGAGGAATGAAACCATCTCTCTTGCATGAGACCCTATGAATTTCAGGATCATTATCGCTGAAGACGAAGACATTACCCGGAAACAGCTCCTCCATGCGCTGAAGAGAGAAGGCTATGACGCTGTGGGCGCCAGGAACGGTCCGGAGGCATTAGGCCTGATGGAACGCGAACATTTTGATCTCCTCGTAACCGATGTCAGGATGCCGGGTATGAACGGTATCGAGCTCCTCGAAAAGGTGAAGGAGAGAGACCCCCGTGTCGAGGTGCTTGTTGTTACGGGCTTCGCCAGTGTCGATTCGGCAGTGGAAGCGATGAAGAAGGGGGCCTATGAATATATAACAAAACCATTCAACCTCGATGAACTCATCATGAAGATCAAGAATATCCATGAGCGGAAGCTCTTGAAGAAAGAGAATCTTGCCTTAAGGACCTTTTTTGGAATGTCCAAGGGTGTCTCGATCATCGCACGAAGCGAGAGCATGAAGAGGATTATGGCTACCGTAGAGGAGATCAAGGATTCGGATTCTCCTGTCCTCCTTACCGGTGAAAAGGGTGTGGGGAAGAGCATCATAGCAAAGATCATACACTTTACGAGCAGAAGAGAGAGTATGCCCTTCCTTTCCCTCAATTGCTCGACGATGACCGAAGATCTTCTCTCTGCAGAGCTCTTTGGATACGAGCGGACGTCGGCTTCAGGCGCAACGCGGACAAAGAAGGGGCTTATGGAGGTGGCCGATGGCGGCACGCTCTTCGTCGATGCCGTTGGCGACCTTCCCTCCCCTCTCCAGGCGAAACTGCTCAACGTCGCAGAAGACGGCCGGTTCTCTATGGAAGGAAGGCTAAGGCCTGTTGAGATTAATGTCAGGCTCCTTTCCGCCTGGGACCAGGACATGAGGGAGCTCATTCGGGAAGGCAGATTCATGGAAGACCTTTACTTCAGACTGAAGGGTGTTGAGATCACCGTCCCTCCCCTGAGAGAGCGGAGGGAGGATATTGAGCCGCTCTGCACCTTTTTTCTCCAGAAGTATCGATCGAACTCAGGAGGCATGATTAATGGTTTCACCGAAGAGGCGACGGGGGTATTGGAAAACTATAGTTATCCCGGAAATGTCAGAGAGCTCGAAAACATTATAGAGAGAGCGGCGATCCTCGAAAAGGGTCCTCTCATTACGCCTGAGAGCCTGCCCACGATCATAACGAAGTACAGGATCGAGACCTACCAGACTGAACAGATAAAGACGATCGACGAAGTATCGAGGGAT
It encodes the following:
- a CDS encoding sigma-54 dependent transcriptional regulator, which codes for MNFRIIIAEDEDITRKQLLHALKREGYDAVGARNGPEALGLMEREHFDLLVTDVRMPGMNGIELLEKVKERDPRVEVLVVTGFASVDSAVEAMKKGAYEYITKPFNLDELIMKIKNIHERKLLKKENLALRTFFGMSKGVSIIARSESMKRIMATVEEIKDSDSPVLLTGEKGVGKSIIAKIIHFTSRRESMPFLSLNCSTMTEDLLSAELFGYERTSASGATRTKKGLMEVADGGTLFVDAVGDLPSPLQAKLLNVAEDGRFSMEGRLRPVEINVRLLSAWDQDMRELIREGRFMEDLYFRLKGVEITVPPLRERREDIEPLCTFFLQKYRSNSGGMINGFTEEATGVLENYSYPGNVRELENIIERAAILEKGPLITPESLPTIITKYRIETYQTEQIKTIDEVSRDYASKVLDLVEGDKAEAARLLGIPEISLWKLLKRR